The nucleotide sequence CGGGCTCGCGCTGATCGCCAAGTCCGACATCTTTTACAGCTTTGACCAAGTGGCACGTCGCGCTTTCACTGCCTGTTTGGCGGGAGCCTTGCGCCACTACGGTGGTTGGAGCGGCAAACGAGACGAATTCGAAGCAAGCTTTCATGAGGGATTCAAGACCTTTATGCCCGATCACGAACATCGCCGTCAGACGTTCAGAGTCCTGACACCTGAGGGGGATACTACCGAGACGCCGCTCGTCAATCTCAGATCAGCCAAACAGGCAGCAGATCTTTATCTCATGCATACCGCTGGCCGAACTCGGCGCACCATCTTGGATCGGGAAGCGTGACTACGTAAGGCGGAACATCAGGGCACGTACCCCTATGGGAAATTGCGCCGTCCAAAAGCCGATGTGCCCCTGACGATCACGGTCTTGTGGTTGGTCCCAAATCGGGCCAATCAGGCGTGCGACCTAGGGTGCGCTTGGCCAAGATGGAGACTTCGCGGCCTGATACGGGACATCAGATGCGGATGCCCGTTGACGGCAAAATTGGACTTATATGGAGCGGAGAATGGGCTCGATAAACTTCGAAGCGACCGCAATGTTCGGGAGCCTGTCCGATATCGTCGGGACTAAATCGGGTCTGGCCCTGAACGAGCAGCGTCTCCGGACTCTCCTAGCGCGCGATGAATATGGGCGCTTCGGGGAGTATCTGGAGTTTGATGATGACGACTGGGTGCGGATCGAGTCGGTGGTCTACGAGGACATGGTCGAATTCCTGTTGTACTCCGTAGGTCGCCTCGAACGGCCAGATAATCCCATGCCTGTCATAGGCGCGTACCACAAGTACAAGCACGATCCGAAGGCGCTGGAACTCGTCTACAAAATTTCCGACGGGTTCACCGGATTTCTTAACAATGCTCTTGCTGATCCGGACCTAGGCCGAGGTGACAAGATAGATCCATCACCGTTCATGCGGAAATGCCACGACGAATACGGTAAGCTTGGGCTCGACATCGCATATGACTTGATCACCAGTTACGCAATTCAGCTTGAGATAAAGTCGTCCCATTTCCCAGCGATATCGGAATGGAAAGACACCGCCGAACTGGAGGACCTCTTCCGGTCA is from Shumkonia mesophila and encodes:
- a CDS encoding restriction endonuclease; this encodes MGSINFEATAMFGSLSDIVGTKSGLALNEQRLRTLLARDEYGRFGEYLEFDDDDWVRIESVVYEDMVEFLLYSVGRLERPDNPMPVIGAYHKYKHDPKALELVYKISDGFTGFLNNALADPDLGRGDKIDPSPFMRKCHDEYGKLGLDIAYDLITSYAIQLEIKSSHFPAISEWKDTAELEDLFRSEGLTTLYGHFFDQRYIDYLHRNFDDIDRINWRKFEGLTGEYFYRQGFRVEIGPGRNDNGVDVRVWSADESPESPPAIIIQCKRQKDSVSKVVVKALYADVLDAKASSGLIVTTSKLAPGARNVCAVRRYPIEEAGRETLREWVGEMRKPGLGMAT